One part of the Raphanus sativus cultivar WK10039 chromosome 7, ASM80110v3, whole genome shotgun sequence genome encodes these proteins:
- the LOC108817788 gene encoding BTB/POZ domain-containing protein At1g67900, with amino-acid sequence MKFMKLGSRPDTFYTSEDLRCVSSEVSSDYTIEVSGTSYHLHKFPLLSKCMRLQRMCSESPESNQLPDFPGGVEAFELCAKYCYGMTITISAYNIVAARCAAEYLQMSEEVEKGNLVYKLEVFLNTCILNGWRDSIVTLHTTKAFPLWSEDLAITSRCIEAIASKVLSHPSKVSLSHSHSRRVREDDASSNRAAAASRGWWAEDIAELGIDLYWRTMIAIKSGGKVPSSLIGDALRVYASKWLPSLQRNRKQVGKKEDSDSDSETDVSSKHRLLLESIISLLPAEKAAVSCSFLLKLLKAANILNASSSSKMELARRVALQLEEATVSDLLIPPTSYKSEMLYDVDIVATILEQFMILGQTSPPTSPLRCKKGMMDRRQRSRSAENIDLEFQESRRSSSASHSSKLKVAKLVDGYLQQIARDVSLPLSKFVSLAESVPEFSRLDHDDLYRAIDIYLKAHKNLNKSERKRICRVLDCKKLSMEACMHAAQNEMLPLRVVVQVLFYEQARAAAATNNGEVKMTELPSNIKALLAAHNIDPSNPSAAAFSTTTSMAGPEDQWSVSGLKSPKSKLSGTLRSKLAEDEEIDERFMNQGGGRTPSRFKAFCAIPGRPKKMFSKFLSINRNSNDKN; translated from the exons ATGAAGTTTATGAAACTTGGATCTCGGCCTGACACTTTCTACACTTCAGAAGATTTAAG ATGTGTTTCTTCTGAAGTTTCTAGTGATTATACAATTGAAGTCTCCGGAACTAGTTATCATCTTCACAAG TTTCCACTGCTTTCAAAGTGCATGAGGCTTCAAAGAATGTGCTCTGAGTCTCCAGAATCAAACCAACTTCCAGACTTCCCAGGAGGAGTGGAAGCCTTTGAGCTCTGTGCCAAATACTGCTATGGAATGACAATAACAATAAGCGCATACAACATAGTAGCAGCTAGATGTGCAGCAGAGTATCTTCAGATGTCAGAGGAAGTTGAGAAAGGTAACTTGGTGTACAAGCTTGAAGTCTTCTTGAACACCTGCATCCTTAATGGATGGAGAGACTCCATAGTCACGCTTCACACCACTAAGGCTTTTCCTCTCTGGTCTGAAGACCTTGCCATCACCAGTAGGTGCATTGAGGCAATAGCCTCAAAGGTCTTGTCTCATCCATCCAAAGTGTCTCTCTCACACAGTCATTCTAGACGTGTTAGGGAAGATGACGCCTCCTCTAACAGAGCTGCTGCTGCGAGCAGAGGATGGTGGGCTGAAGATATCGCAGAGTTGGGGATAGATCTTTATTGGAGGACAATGATTGCTATCAAATCCGGTGGCAAAGTACCCTCTAGTCTCATCGGTGACGCCCTTCGAGTTTACGCCTCTAAGTGGCTTCCTTCTCTGCAAAGAAACCGGAAACAAGTCGGCAAGAAAGAGGATTCTGACTCGGATTCGGAGACTGATGTTTCATCCAAGCATAGGTTGTTGTTGGAGTCCATTATAAGCTTGCTTCCTGCTGAGAAAGCCGCGGTTTCTTGCAGCTTCTTGCTTAAGCTCTTGAAAGCAGCTAACATCTTAAACGCCTCATCTTCTTCCAAAATGGAACTAGCAAGAAGGGTGGCTCTTCAGTTAGAAGAAGCAACGGTGAGTGACTTGTTAATACCTCCAACGTCATACAAATCTGAAATGCTATACGATGTGGACATTGTGGCGACTATCTTGGAACAGTTTATGATCTTAGGGCAGACTAGTCCACCAACAAGTCCTCTGAGATGTAAAAAGGGTATGATGGATAGGAGACAAAGATCTCGTTCGGCTGAGAATATTGATCTTGAGTTCCAAGAAAGTAGGAGGTCTTCCTCTGCCTCTCACAGCTCAAAGCTTAAAGTGGCTAAGCTTGTGGATGGATACCTCCAACAGATTGCTAGAGATGTGAGCCTACCGCTCTCAAAGTTTGTTAGTTTAGCTGAGAGTGTCCCTGAGTTTTCTAGGCTTGATCATGATGATCTCTACAGAGCCATTGACATATATCTCAAG GCTCACAAGAATCTGAataaatcagaaagaaaaagaatctGCAGAGTCTTGGACTGCAAGAAACTGTCGATGGAAGCGTGTATGCACGCGGCGCAGAACGAGATGCTTCCGCTGAGAGTTGTGGTTCAAGTCCTCTTCTATGAGCAGGCGCGAGCCGCTGCAGCTACCAACAACGGTGAAGTCAAAATGACCGAGCTTCCAAGCAACATCAAAGCGCTCCTTGCGGCACACAACATTGATCCTTCTAATCCAAGTGCAGCAGCTTTCAGCACGACCACAAGCATGGCAGGACCGGAAGATCAGTGGAGCGTGTCTGGTCTCAAATCTCCCAAGTCAAAGCTCTCAGGGACACTGAGAAGCAAGTTAGCTGAAGATGAAGAGATAGACGAGAGGTTTATGAACCAAGGAGGAGGAAGAACTCCATCTCGGTTTAAGGCTTTCTGTGCAATCCCTGGCCGACCTAAGAAGATGTTCAGCAAGTTTTTGTCCATCAACAGAAACTCCAACGACAAAAACTGA
- the LOC108814449 gene encoding uncharacterized protein LOC108814449 — MEKVQQMVKDERNMKIEIPGDGSSAPEGGAGGLTRQTSITKTNCLCSPTTHPGSFRCRMHRSLSLQRTKSIEAAALHDPPAKPSDFPRAAK, encoded by the coding sequence ATGGAGAAGGTTCAACAAATGGTAAAGGACGAAAGGAACATGAAGATTGAGATTCCTGGCGATGGCAGTTCCGCACCCGAAGGGGGCGCCGGTGGACTAACCCGTCAAACCAGCATCACCAAGACAAACTGCCTTTGCTCACCAACCACTCACCCCGGTTCTTTTCGTTGTCGAATGCACAGGTCTCTTTCGCTACAACGTACCAAGAGTATTGAGGCTGCCGCTCTACATGACCCTCCGGCTAAGCCATCAGATTTCCCTAGAGCCGCTAAGTAG